The DNA sequence AGAAATATACATAATGAAACTGCATTTTACTTCGACTATTTATGTCTCCActacttctttttctttcatcaCTAATAATACCCACAATTTAGAACATCgaaactatatatacttcacTTAATACTGTGTCTCATCTATAATTAGTTGTTAAATATACAGTGGAtgttacttttttttgtgaGTATAGATTTGGATTCGGATTTCGGAAaggacaattttttatttatcctaCCGTAGTTAATTTTCACCAACTatgcaattattttatacgTCCAATGAAGTTTTTGTTGAAATACAAGATTAAACTCAATACTATCATTTAATccatatatcatatatatattagaattttctagaattattagtaaaattctCTAGATATAGAGTTCTCTAGAAATACATAGTACTatgtatgaaaattaaaatatatagaatataaaagaatagagttgaaaattttaggatatacaaaaaatgtctatatatatgggtGTGTTATATCATTTGCACGAGTTAAgaagtgaagtattctaagtttttttaaaccaccaaatctaataataataagaagaagaaggtttATTGCTctaaaaaatcatcaatattgCTCATTTTCTAGTACTACATCATTTTGAAGGCTATTAACATAAtttgaaccctaattttaaaatttaatgtattcAACTCCTTCTAGCTAAAATTCAAGATAAATTTTGTTGTCCTTTTTCTACCCTTATAATTGGGAGTACATTCTAATGGATAGGATCTTCTGCAGCGTGGTGGAACACAACATCCTGCTATGCTAATAAAACGACGCCACTTTACTCTTTCATGCTGTATTTTTTTGTTCCTTTTTACATTTCCTTTCTATACAccgtaatttaatatactaatagtTATTCTTAATAACTagaattaatcaaataattaatcaaatgcGCTgcattctttattttatgtgtttttttcctctttatatttatgtttattgaTAATTAAAGTTGTGATGTACTATTTGTTACAGGGAAATGAAAGCTTGTTTAATAATATGTGCAtaataatatcttctctcgattatactccatatgtttataatatttaagtttAATCAACCATTTTACAACATTTGTTTATAATAGAGAAATGCATGCTTgcaaaatagtttttttttaatatattgaaatactaactagaaatttaaatttaataaattaaaattatattagaaaAAGAATTGGATCCCCTAATTCCATAATtgctttttagttttaaatccAGATAAGTTTTTtggtatattaaaaaaaaatacttttatcaCCGACAGCGCGGAGCTGTGGAGACCTTAAGATCACCAGTTCAAACCCACCACCCGTTAGGAGACTTTCGGCCTACCCGGTCAAGTATAATTAGTCGGATTCCGCCAAAGGCGGGTACGATACACATGTGGTTAAACctaaaaaaactactccctccgatatcacactttccttttaaGTTTGTCCTACAAAATATgtcatatttctatttttggaaaaagttcactctcacataaatataaaaattatatttactctctctatttaacacataaaacaaaacctcctaaaatctaaTGTCGTTCcataagtgtgacatcttttatgagacAGAGTGAGTACTATATCGTAGGTATTGCTACTAAACtaacttttgtttttcttattacaaaatatattaaaataactaattaaaatattaattatcaaAGAATCACTAATTAACTACTAGCAGTATAATATACTAAACtaacttttattaattcaagTGGCCAAGAATCGCTACTAAAGtattgtacaatatataaaaaagaaaagtaaaaaggaACAAAAAAAACAGCATGAAAGTGTAAAGCGACATCGTTTTATTAGCCGGTGTGGTGTTTCCTCCGCACTGTAGAggatcataataataataacaataataataataattattataataacaacaataataataataatttattattattaaaatccCCGGCGGAGTGCAATTGGCCGCCACTCCGCCACGGCTGCGCCGCGTCGACCGCTGACCCCACCCCATCCACGCCGAGTACCTAGTTCCCTCCCTACCGCCGCGTCTCCCATCCGTCCAGCAAtattgtggacactcttaTAAATCTACCCTAATGGAGTAAAACGTAATCATCAATATTCATATCTAATTATATCTCTGCCATCattattgttataaattaacataaagatcacatttattttcaaattttgagaCACTTATATGTCTATGTTCATTTTAAGCCGCAAAGCGGGATTGATCAACAGACTTTTTATactagaaaaacaaaattatgttcACTTAGATCACATGTGTTCGATTctagaaattattaattatagtattatgttGTTAGACCAAATTtgttaaagaaattaaaatagaatttgtGGGTATGAACAAGACTGTGTTAGTGTTCTATATAGTTTATGGTTGGTTAAAGAAGGTTCTactcttcatatttttatttgaataatatttggacattttgttattattaatgCTTTATGACCTGTCGTTGAAAGGTCTAACCTGTTTTAGTAACAAGTAAGAAGATTTTAATGTTCTAAGTTCTGACGAAAACTAATGTGGTCAAATTATGAATAAGACCAGCTCGAGTGAAGCACGTtctcattaaattatttgttgaaatattattttctagtaattggataataattaattcagcAGGGAATAACGCAACATTTGAGCATGAATGGCTAATTATCttgttgaaatattattttatagtaattgaataataattaattcaacaaaGAGTAACAAACATTTGGCTTTGTGTCTACTGCTTGACCAACTCACACACAGAATTAACATATTcttatcatatatatatatgtgggtCCTATTTATGAGAAATTAGTTTAATACTACTTTCAAATTACCTAATTAGAGAggtaaacaaaattaaaaaaaattcactacGTATAGAACAGAACAAAAGGTTAGAATAGAAAGTTAGAAACTATTAATCTTATGtttaactaaataattcaaatggGTGTGAAtctttcattatatatttatattaatatgtggTGCTCCACCGAcatttattctttattataAGCAAATCGGCTAATTAGCTAATAATGTTGACGGTCCtatttaacaataattaatcCTAATGATGTACGACAGGTAAGCCTAGAATCGCAGCCTGCACGTGTAGCATTCAATTATTGGGTTGCAAACTTACAATACAATGGCAAAACATAATTTGTGGGCATCGATGGCATTAGAAGACCGAGGCGTTTCGAtgaatattagtactaaaaatGGATGATAGACGAATAATAGAAGTGAATCATAATCcccaaaaattgaaacatagtTAATGCTATTTTAAAATCGATGACAACTCTAACGTCTAAAGTCGATGAAGTTTTTCTACCCAAAGTCAGCTCACctaaatatgcaattattaAGCTATAAATCAAGTTGAATGGTAACATAGTACTCTAGTATATATGAATAGAAAAAGCTAGAGGAAAAtatgatgaaaattttatgtgttGTCCCGCCATTACAACCTTCCTTCTATTTTCCATCCATCTTTCAAATggatttcttttcttttgataGGAAAACAATGAGTAGATTTagatgatgacgatgatgatgatgatgataatcACAAATggatttcttttcttttgatatGAAAACAATGACTAGATTTAGATGATAatgatactaataataatcatGGTGTAATTGGTGCGTGTGGGTTGGCCGAATGGTAGAAAGATAATATCTGAGCTTAAAAGTcttaaattcgattttttcgTGAGAGGATAgtttaaaatatcacaattttaaGGACCCAAGTTGCAATATTCATCTCCAGAAATGCGACCAATTAATGTTCGAAATATTTCCTTCCCTTTCCATGAAAATACATGTGGGGCAAGATAGAAATTTATAATCCCACTAGACTATTATGAGCAGAAACCAAATCAACTTCACAGCTTTGAACGTTTGTACTAAGATTTCTTTTGAAATCGTTATAATACACATCAAATTGAACttatcaaaatttaacaaatcaCCGAAATTCATAGCTTCTTAACactaatcataaataaaatagaaatagaaaaaaaaaacaaaaacaaaaaaaaaaaacatatgaaTCCCTATGTTTTGATCAATTATATTATCGTAAACAAATTAGTATCCCTCAATCCCAGCCTAAGCtagacattttatttttgtagtatatgttttggaaaaatgattttattctcttttattttactttctcttcatttgaactattactcctattttccaaaatatgtGCAAAAGTGAAACGTCTTGGATTGAAATGGAAggaatatattgaaaatgaataataaaacatggaaaattcaaattaagtATGTCGACAGCAGTAGTGAATGCTAAtgtttatttatcattattattgaAAGCTAATGTCACCtgcaaattgaataaaaaggataaaaaaagaattaggccatgagtagtagtagtaggGCCCAATTCACACGACATATCCACAGTGAGAGAGTCGATCCAAAGTGGTAGGGGCCATAAGATGTGATTCACATACGTGCTCCACGAACCCTGTTCCCACTCTCATTCTAActtatattcttttctttttcccatATCATTGTCTCGTCcctcaataatattattaagtACTAACATGCTTCAACtttcaacaattaattaaatcctcTATATGCATGGGAATAATTGATTGTGAAAAAATCTTTTACATTTGAAATAAGCTCAGCTTCATATGATATGTGTAATTTTACCGACTCTATTATCTCATACTGATTATGAAGGACACctcatataatttataaattaaaagcgCTGTATCACTTGACAAACTAGTATTTTGGGATGAATTGTCTCGTTTGATAGAcgattttttatactttaaatGAGCCCAACTTTGTATGATCAGTGTAATTTTACCTTCTCTATCTCACATCGATTATGAAGGACAACTCGTACAGCTAGGGTTTATATACCAAACACGCTTTATAACCCGACGAACTAGTATGTTGAGATGAATTGTCCTATTTGGTAGACGAAATCTTTGTATATTTGAAGCGAGTCCAACTTCGTGTGATTCATCTAATTTTACGAACTCTAATAACTCACATCGACTATGAAGAGCAACTAGTGTGTAGTTTAGTAGGACGACCGTAGTGGGGTGTATTGTTACCGACTCTAATGTCTCTATAATTTGTCTATGTCAGTCATGTTGGatgaatgaataataaatttaccTTGACTAAGTCTATCCATAAACATCATTGAGAGTCTTTCACTCCAAATAAATCTAATCCATAACCATCATTGATATTCTTTCACTTCACTTCAAACAAATCTTTGTGTAAATCTCAATGATTACTAAAGTGGAAACTATATAATTACACGAATATTGGCATCTCTTTACTCTGTGGCACCGTATGAAAGGTGCATGAATAATGAGTTTAGTACTTTAGTTTAGCTAAACGTATCCACAAAATTAGCCATAAgttcacaaaacaaaatctatcatttcttcaaaaataaaataaaagaggaaTCTTGATTTCCGACTAGAATAGAAAAACAGACCAATTACTTTTTTAGATACTCCATATAACTAGATGATGATCACTTTGTGCTATAATAGTTAGGTGACTGTACAATGACTACTAGACTATTACACCCACATATAATTGGTCCATTTCGGATATTTGATTcgtactatatttatataaaatttatattctagtattccattaaaaatgaagaaataaacttttttaGGCAAACTGAATTTTCAAAGTAAAAATTGGAATTCGAACACGACATGGAAAAAGAAGGTGGCGCATGGACCATATTGACTCAACGCAAGTTCTGCGAAGGCCGTTGAATGGAAAAATcgttaaatcttaattaatgtgattagcaaaaataattaagaaaatgtcGTAATCCATCTCACTTCCACGCCTATAAATACTCTTTACCTGCACACAGACTAAATCAACTCATCAAATACGACaacaaaagaaagagaaaagaaaaacgtgaAATTAAACAATGGCAAATTTCCCAGTTATCAGCTTGGAGAAGATCAATGGCGAAGAAAGAGGTCAAGTGCTGGAACAGATCAAAGACGCTTGCGAAAACTGGGGCTTCTTCGAGgtaaattgattcaatttcatcatACACCATAACTCGTTtatgtgtttaattttgtgttacTTGATTAAGCATTTGCAGttgattcaatttcatcatACACCATAACTCGTTtatgtgtttaattttgtgttacTTGATTAAACATTTGCAGttgattcaatttcatcatACACCATACCTCGTTtatgtgtttaattttgtgttacTTGATTAAACATTTGCAGCTAGTGAATCACGGGATCGCTCCGGAGTTCATGGATAAGGTCGAGCGTCTGACGAAGGAGCACTACCGGAAATGTATGGAGCAGCGCTTCAACGAGATGGTTGCCAGCAAGGGCCTCGAGGCGGTCCAGTCCGAGATCGACGATCTCGACTGGGAGAGCACCTTCTTCCTCCGCCACCGCCCTGTCTCCAACATCTCCGAGATCCCGGAGCTCGATGAGGAGTACAGGGCCGTGATGAAGGAGTTCGCGGCCAAGCTGGAGAAGCTGGCCGAGGAATTGCTAGATCTGCTGTGTGAAAATCTAGGCCTGGAGAAGGGCTACTTAAAGAGGGCCTTCCTCGGCTCGACCGGGCCCACTTTTGGGACCAAGGTCAGCAACTACCCGCCCTGCCCGAAGCCTGACCTGATCAAAGGGCTCCGGGCCCACACTGATGCCGGTGGCATCATCTTGTTGTTCCAGGACGACAAGGTGAGTGGGCTCCAGCTCCTCAAGGACGGCGCGTGGGTGGACGTGCCGCCCATGCGCCACTCCATCGTGATCAACATCGGGGACCAGCTCGAGGTGATCACGAACGGGAAGTACAAGAGTGTGATGCACAGGGTGATCGCGCAGACGGATGGGACGCGCATGTCGCTCGCGTCCTTCTACAATCCTGGCGCTGACGCAGTGATATATCCTGCGCCAGCGCTGGTGGGGGAGGAGGACTGCGGGGAGGTGTACCCGAAGTTCGTGTTTGAGGACTACATGAAGCTTTATGCAGGCGTTAAGTTCCAGGCGAAGGAGCCGAGATTCGAAGCTTTTAAGAACGTCGACACGGCTTCTAACGTCGGAGAGATTGCTACGGCTtgagtgaatttttttttatggtgtttgtgttgtTAATTAAAgatgtttgtgtgtgtgattAATTAGATGATATGAGTATGTGTGCTTGCTAGATTAGTGTGTGGGAATGGGATGATTCAACTTTGGGGAGGGGGTTTCTAGTCTACTTGTGAGGAACTTCTTCatctaataattaatcattgttactattactattaaattctTGTGTTGATTGGTGATTGATTATTTGTGTGTAGTGATAGCATGATGTTAACTCTGTTTTACAGAAGGAATAAAATCATGTGTGTGGAGACAAACTCCAATTATTGAAATCCAACATCCCTCAACAGGAACAGATGATGGGATGGAAGTGTTGGTATTGGTATTTTAAGATATCTAAGCCAGATTATGTTACTCACAATTATTTGCTAATTTGCAGATCTAAGACAGAATCTAGTAAAGAcgtttgaaaataatataaaatgaaacaagGTAATTAGGTAAATCAGAGTAAAACATAGTAAGCGCCGCAACATTAAGTAAAAAggttaatataaaatagtactactactactttagAAGCTAAAGCAAAAGTTAAGACAAAGTGATCTCACTCATGCTGCATTAGTGGGTTTTGTTTCCACTTTGCCTCATTATTTGGGaacaacaaaatcacaattgAGCAATTTAGGGCACCTGCAACCGGGCGTCGCCAGCGTAGAGGTGCACGGGGAGGGGTCTGGGTCGGTGCGGGAGGGGTGAGAAGCCGCGTAGTGGTGCGTACCGCGTTGTGAAGAACCAGAGCCAAgcccatttttttaattgaatattgaattttgaattattttattgaacaaTGTACGTGGATCTAGCCTGCAATTTGGTGTAGCTGTGGTATGCAAATTTCCAATATCagaccaaaaaaaatattaccaaAGATCTCTGGCCAAACACTTCCTTCTTTTTGGCCCCTTTTAGTTTTAGtagatactactactattttagtttttttttgttatattccTCTCTTATTCATTCTcattatttttcacatttccTTCTTTTCTTAATGcagtatttaatttcttattcttCTCTCTATTCATTCTCAATTCAATTTAACAATAAATACGTTAATGTGGACGCATGGACCATATTGTCTCAACGGAAGATATCTAATCTAGATTTTGTTCCTTCCACTTATTTGCTAATTAATTTGCAGATCTAAGACCGAATCTATTAAagttatttgaaaataacacTGCTTCCCTCTCATAAAAATAAGTCATTTAGtattgacacgagttttagtacataattaataaagtaagaaagaatgagaaaaaaacaatAGTTGAAATTATGTCGTGAATAGTGGaatctataaataataaataaaagaaaaataaaaaacatttgTCATAAACGgatataaactatttttatgggataggcggaaaaatatttccaaacatatttttatgatataaaatataattaaggtGAAATCGTAGTGAAGCATAGTATTTGAAGCCACGAGGGATAAGAAGCCGCAACTTTAAAGTGGAAAAGGTTAATGTAAAATAGATTAGTATGTATATAAAGCACCGCGACATTAAGTGGAAAaggtatatataaaatagattaGTATGTATCTAAAGCAAAGGTTAAGACATTTTAATCTCACTCGTGCTGAATTAACAGTGGGTTTTGTTTCCACTTTGCTTCATTATTTGGGAACAACACAATCATAATTGTGCAATTTAGGGCATCGGAGGTGTCTGGGGTCATTGGAGGGTTGGGAGGCTGCGTAGAGGCGTTTACCGCATTGCTAAACTGTCGACCGCAAgccctttttatttttttagtcgAAGATTGTTCTTTAATTGTCCAGTATGATGTCTTTACCCGCGGATATAAGGGTACACATCTGGCAATTGTGCTCGAAGCAGTTGGTGACCAATATATGTGGATCTAGTCTGCACTTTGGAGTAGTTGAGTCGAACAATAACCTCAATGTCTTAAACTGATTGCATCATATTCAACATTTGATGcaactatattaatttaatttaatgtaatctAGACTATAGtgtttctctttttctttttaaaataatgcatTTTATAAACTGACTCTATTGGGTTTTCACACacaattttttgaaagaaaattaaattggcCAGTAGAGCTCACTCAAATCTCATAAGCTATTTAactgaataaataaaatctcataAAACGTTCatgataaatcataaaatccaTAAACTTTTTATAGTTAAGTAATTGGTAACAAGACTAATAGtttacaaataaattgaagttTTCATCTTAAATAGTCCATGTTTCTGACCTAATTCTTTGATAACCATaagaatatatcaaaaatagaaagatgtAATTTGGCTATCAAAGCTGTCTAATAGATTGGGCCTTATCGCCTAAGACATAAATCACAGTATGACAGTAGTATAAATGTTCTATTGAATAATTTACTGTATTCTATTGcctcttttataaaatattaatcaaagtattttcttatctttttagAGCCTAACTTAAAATAGTAGGTCTATTGcctcttttataaaatattaatcaaagtattttcttatctttttagAGCCTAACTtaaaatagtaggagtagtagtacttgctgctgctgctgataataataataataataataataataataataataataataataataataataataataataataataataataataataataataataataataataataataataataataataataataataataataataaataaataaataaataaataaataaataactttCTTTCAATAGTCCTAAAATATACATTGAATTAAAGCATCCAAAATTTGACGACTTATCGGACGTACGAAAGAACCACATAATTTCTTAACAATCTcgttctaaaatttaaatatacattttctttGTATATAGACCCTatgggatgtaatcaattgctaactaattaccaatcccaaattgagaccaattttcaaccattagattagaagatcttgtggttaatataatgtcaagtgtaatatattttaaatttaaaaaattattaattaaataaaaagggtattaatgtcaaatcctatatgtagtaattagagcatccgcaatgtatcaacaaatgcaacaaaaaaatctcaatatattgtaggcaaaatctcaatattatgcatgtccaatctcaataaaaatgtgttgatattttcttgtccttgtattgatattctaatgtcatattgttgatatttgtaatacacaatgttgatataaaaaaacacccacgaaaattatcatatgataacataatgacgatattacccttttgttgatattttgtcaactatttattgagatttgtgagctttaatctcatccattcattttaaaatccaatggtggagatttggtcttgattttggattagggtgctataagcattagaataggaccctaGACacctataataaaaatgtttttgtaAAACTCCCACCCGATCGTCCGCCCGCCGAGTAGGTGATGTCACAATTCTAGTACCAAAGTATggtaattcaaaattttcatttttctaaattcaaaaccaaatatttaaatcattagtcaatatttataattacagCGGAAGCAacttagtataatatttagtGCTAACATGCCACGACTAACAATTCAAAACATCTATCACTGACAGAGCTTAGTAACCCGCCAAGGATGCAGCGCTAAGTCAGNNNNNNNNNNNNNNNNNNNNNNNNNNNNNNNNNNNNNNNNNNNNNNNNNNNNNNNNNNNNNNNNNNNNNNNNNNNNNNNNNNNNNNNNNNNNNNNNNNNNTCAGCAAGATGCCCTCTTGCTTGGTTTTCTTCATCCACCAAACTACCTCATTAGCTATCAAAGCCCCATCCAGAATTTGTCGCCCCTTAACAAAAGCTGACTGTGTTTCCCCGATCAGATTTGGCAAAACTGTTGCAAGTCTTCTTGCCAAAACCTTAGCGATTAGCTTATAGAGGCTTCCAATCATACTAATCGGTCTAAAATCTTTAATCTCAACAGCCCCTTCAATTTTTGAGATTAATGTCACCCAAGTGCGAATAACTTCCCTTGGCAGCATCCCACTATCAAAGAAGTCAAAGATGAAGTCGCATACCTCTTGTCTGATGTCCTGCCACATCTCTTTCACGAACTTGAGATTGAACCCGTCATATCCAGGTGCTTTGGAACCATC is a window from the Salvia hispanica cultivar TCC Black 2014 chromosome 1, UniMelb_Shisp_WGS_1.0, whole genome shotgun sequence genome containing:
- the LOC125201891 gene encoding 1-aminocyclopropane-1-carboxylate oxidase-like; its protein translation is MANFPVISLEKINGEERGQVLEQIKDACENWGFFELVNHGIAPEFMDKVERLTKEHYRKCMEQRFNEMVASKGLEAVQSEIDDLDWESTFFLRHRPVSNISEIPELDEEYRAVMKEFAAKLEKLAEELLDLLCENLGLEKGYLKRAFLGSTGPTFGTKVSNYPPCPKPDLIKGLRAHTDAGGIILLFQDDKVSGLQLLKDGAWVDVPPMRHSIVINIGDQLEVITNGKYKSVMHRVIAQTDGTRMSLASFYNPGADAVIYPAPALVGEEDCGEVYPKFVFEDYMKLYAGVKFQAKEPRFEAFKNVDTASNVGEIATA